The following are encoded together in the Bos taurus isolate L1 Dominette 01449 registration number 42190680 breed Hereford chromosome 12, ARS-UCD2.0, whole genome shotgun sequence genome:
- the LOC100336939 gene encoding ferritin light chain-like, whose translation MSFQILLDFQPRGGGHHPVPCGPASSSLPYLPVSGLPFQLQSVALDDLGEFFSKLALEKLQGTNTLSQMQKQSSGHAPFPEVEKPSQDEWGGARDALEATLLIEKNLKQALLGLCGLFSACADPRFCCFLEVCFLNKVVKIIRKMGDHLTDLRGPTGPQAGQGK comes from the coding sequence ATGAGTTTTCAGATTCTTCTGGATTTTCAACCCCGAGGTGGAGGCCATCATCCAGTACCTTGTGGACCTGCATCTTCAAGCCTGCCATACCTGCCTGTCTCTGGGCTCCCATTTCAACTGCAAAGTGTGGCTCTAGACGACTTGGGTGAATTTTTCAGCAAGTTGGCTTTGGAGAAGCTCCAGGGCACCAATACCCTCTCCCAAATGCAGAAGCAGAGCAGCGGCCATGCCCCCTTCCCAGAAGTGGAGAAGCCTTCCCAGGATGAGTGGGGTGGAGCCCGGGACGCTCTGGAGGCCACCCTGCTCATAGAGAAGAACCTGAAGCAGGCCCTTTTGGGTCTGTGTGGCCTGTTTTCTGCCTGTGCAGACCCCCGCTTCTGTTGCTTCCTGGAGGTCTGCTTCCTCAACAAGGTGGTGAAAATCATCAGGAAGATGGGCGACCACCTGACCGACCTCCGGGGGCCCACTGGTCCCCAGGCTGGGCAGGGTAAGTAG